CATGAATCAGTCACGGAATTTCACGTCGCTGCTGAATCCCAGCTACTTGCAAAACGCGCAGCAGAATGCTGCGTCTGCGAACGCGGCGGCAGCCGCGGCCGCTGCGGCCGCAGCAGCCGCCGCAGTAAGCGCCGCGATTGCGAATGGAACGCAGATGAACCCGAATTCACCAAATTCCACGACGAGCAACGCCAGGAAACGCGAGGCGGAATGTacgtatttccttatttccgcgGCGGCTCCGTTTCGAGCCGTCGATATCGGTGTCCGTACCGCGCGACCTGATTTCGCGTACACAATTCGCTCCACCGCACGCTCCAATGTACCACGGCGTGTACACTCAACAATTCTTGCATGTCGGTATTCTCGCGTACACAATAGACACTGGCTAATTGGAGTAGCATGTTATTTCGAGCAAATCTCCTTTGCCTGGCAGATTTGCTCGTATTGTTTTCGATCCTTATCAACTGCGCGTGTACGCGAGCACCGTCGCGGGACGATTTGAGTAAACGGGTGGTGCACAGACGGAGGTTCCGATTAGTATTTTTCGGAGTCATATGTTAGCAAACGGCTTGTTTCTGTAAATATTtcgggtaattatttagaagatcAAGATtccgaacaactttttcctatacatgttaccgccgcacgaccttcgttttcgagatatttccgaaaaacttctgttgatttattcggatgcaacgcattccactttccaacttgtcccgggtattagtattggttaggGTTAGATTACTGCGGGGGGCACGTAAAACAtgctagcgaaccgatgtgagttcaGAGATTTGAACGAGAAACTCCCGGATGTCTGTCAGGACTCCAACTCGTATCGGTTCGCtctcatgctttacgcgcctcccgtattaatctagccccaaccaatactaatacccgggacaagttggaaagtggaatgcgttgaatcggaataagtcaaaagaagtttttcgcgaatatctcggaaacaaagtTCAAGTGGCGATTACATGTataagaaaaagttgttcagaatcatgtccccgataATGTATCCAAaactcatcgaaatcggtgaggatcaaaaacttctaaataattagcaATATGAGGTGTAGTCATAGTTTGTGGTGGGGCATAGGTgagtaaattaaaattgtttcagGTGACGGTAAGCAGGAAAAAGAGACGAAAGAGGAGCgtaagaagaggaggaaaactAGATGGGGCGGTAGCGAACATGACAAAACTTTTATACCGGGCATGCCTACTGTTCTGCCAACAAACCTGACTCCTGAACAGGAGAAGGCTTACCTATGTAAGTTTATTCTTCTCGTCCCTTGGCTATTTCGGATTAATTATGTTGTGTAtatatggatatatatatatacatatatatacatgggCAGGAAGTGATTTAAGAATCATGCTTCTGCGTATGAGTATCTGAAACTTAATTTGTAGTATTGTAAAAGATGTAAGTATGTATATACCGTTGAAAAATTTACAGTTGCCAGAGGTAATCGACCTTCCAAATATTTTCGAACAAGCGAGCTTGGCAATGGGGATTGCCAATTTCGCTGAATAATGAATACCGGATTATCGGAGTTCGTAGCTTACCTTCGCTCGTTGTGTCAAGTCTTTTCCGATTTCGTTTCTCGGACATTTACAAAGGGCGTAGTTACGTGTACATAATGCCTTATTAAATGCCCGCACAAAGACGTAATCTTGCGGCGGTACGAAAAGTCAAAGAGATACGTGAAATTTACTGGAGCTTTTACCTCAGGAATTTGCAAAGCATTAAACATAAGCGATTACCCTACAGTTTTAAGACATGCTTACATTATAGAATGTATATGGTTATGGCAAATTGGCAATATCTAACTGTTGGGGTTTCCGCCCCCTCTAACCCGTTGGTTTACAGTTCAGCTGCAGATCGAGGAAATCAGCAGGAAGCTACGCACTGGAGATCTTGGAATACCACTTAATCCTGAGGAAAGGTTTGAACGAAACTTACATACCAAAAATGACCATTACATATCTACAATACCTATCTACTGACCATTCAGCAGCCCGTAAATACAGGGGCCTTATGATATGGCTCCAATACAATTAGTGCGGGATACCGATGCCTCTTTGAAAAGATCGGGCTTCATTAAAGCCTCCACGCAGCACAGAAGATGAATTTTGATAATATTGGTTTGCCCTAATCAATTTCTTTTACTAATTCATTTTCATTAAACACTGCTACGAAACCAAACTATTTACTGGCCGATGTTGATCGTTTGGGGGCAATAAATGGGATGCACGCCAGCGTCAATAATCGAACGTTACGGAACTAAGTATTTTTAATTTGGATCGGACAACGCTTTGAAATTTCACTTGTAGATACTTTGAACAGAAATAATAGTGTACGCTGTACGTTTTGTAACGTTCGATGCAATGAGATATCTAAATCGAAGGGTAGCTATAGTAGCAGTGTTTAACATACAGTGGGTATCCTAGTCAATATATATCTCttaaatagttaaatattcTTGCACATGTAGGGAAATTCTAAGGTGTTCCTATGCAGACTGTTTCGCACAAGTTAATAGGCTATGCCTGATTATCGTTTTCTGTAACAACAGATTACTTTGAACTTGCCAATGCCCGATagaataatgaaaattcatGCATGGGGCACCTTGATATACACTCTCTTCGATTAGGCCGCCGTGACTCGCACGGCACATCGAAACTATTGTTTAATATCATAATGCCGCAGGAATATCTTATCGTTGATCGACTGCAATAGACTTCTGCCCCCCctttaattacaattttaatgaGCAGATTTCAGGAAAGCAATGAAAATCGATAAAGTTTATAGTTGCTAATGTAATAAGCATAATATTATAAAGATCAATCTTACGTTACTTTCAGGTGCAACTCTTAAATAAATACACGTTAATTTctctaataaattaatttactcCAATAGGTTTAACTTTTCTGATTTTAGCTGGAACCATTATTTTATATCATTGtgtttcattagtattatacAGTATAGTAAGATATACAAGCTGTTATGAACTAacccaaaaaaattgtttcctaATAATCACAGGATCTATCTCTTAGCAGCTGACATCATACCGATATCTGCCGTGCACAAACGCGCAGTCTTCCAGTGGTTGCCTACTGAATAGACTTATAGCAATGCTACATTTAAcgctatataattttttatcctTTGTTTCGATACCTTGGCACCGTTGGGAAagctttgaaaaaaatcaatcttctttaaataattacagCGTATCGTACTATCGGCTGACAACTTTGTTCTTTAGTTATCTGGACAAAtcatttcatcactttttttttAGCATTGCCCAACTGAATTCAGAACTATCAAACGTCCCCCTTAAGTATAAGTAGCAATTATTCGAATCTAACAATTTCTGTTCTCAATGAATTACCCACCTCTTGATTAAAAAAAGATCGAACGCCTATATACAAGTATACTTGGTAGATCGTTTAAGTTCTGTTTCGTTTCTTTCCGTAAAGGGCGATATTTGCTTGAAATGCTACTTCGCGGAGGATATTCTCCTTCCAACAAGGTCAGAACGTATCTCACCTTTTAATAAGTATACATCGACGAAAGAAACGACTAAAGTCTAATAATTCCGAGAAGTCGATCCCAATTTCTAATTTGCCTGCTAATAATCAGCAGTTCTTTCCTCAATCACACGATCGTATATAGTAGGATCAGGTTGCTTGTACGCTAGTACCATCTTGACGCAAACTTTGTATCTTGACGGAAGCTTATCTTTTTGTTTTACAGATCACCGTCCCCAGAACCCATATACAGTAGCGATGGTAAACGGTTGAATACAAGAGAGTATCGTACTAGACGTAAATTGGAGGAAGAACGTCACAATCTTATACAGAAGATTCTCAAAATTAACCCGGAATTCAAACCTCCGCCAGATTACAAGTAAATCTCCCTTCTTTCTATTTAGATAAATGATTTGTGTACGTTTCGAAGCGCGTATAAACTGTAATACTTATTAATTTCAGGCCTCCAATAATACGAGTTCATGATAAAGTGATGATTCCTCAAGAGGAGCACCCGGACATTAACTTCGTTGGCTTGCTAATTGGCCCGCGTGGAAATACTCTGAAGTGTAAGTACACTTACctatagtgttcctgatttcttcatattttttgtttctcgagaaatcagaaatgagatcatatttcttgagaattctcgagaaattatagtatttctcgagaaatgagaaataagcaattataaaatttctcgagaatgcattctcgagaaggaacactacttacCTACCTTCGACTGTAATTACGCGAATCTTGCGCAAACGTGTAAACGGTTCTTCAATATTGCAGCAATGGAGAAGGAAACCGGGGCTAAGATTATAATCCGTGGTAAAGGCTCTGTGAAAGAAGGGAAAGTTGGGAGGAAAGATGGGCAACCTTTGCCTGGAGAAGATGAACCTCTGCACGCGTATATTACCGCTAATAACTTAGACGCTGTGAAGAAGGCTGTCGAAAGAGTACGTCTCGTTTACGGCAATCGAATGACTGAATATACATAAACGAATTCTATAAAAGATACTAATTTTTCAACAGATTCATGAAATTATACGACAAGGTGTAGAAGTACCCGAAGGACAGAACGATTTGCGACGCAATCAGCTTAGGGAATTGGCTTTATTGAACGGAACATTGCGCGAGAATGATGGCCCACGTTGCACTAATTGCGGCGCCTCGGATCACAAATCGTGGCTGGTTAGTACATCGTTTTCATGAATTAATACTCCATTCTTCCTAAGGCCAGGTTAAAAGAAAGAACTCCGCTCTACCTTCTTAATTATTGCAGTGCCCGGACAAGCCCAACGTGACGAATAACATAGTATGTTCGAGTTGCGGCGGAGCAGGTCACATTGCTCGCGATTGCAGATCCAAAAGACCTGGTCAAGGTGGACCGGCCGCAGCTGGAATGGGAGGAATGGGACCAGGCGGCGACAAAGCTAAGATAGACGAAGAATACATGTCCCTTATGGCTGAGTTGGGTGAAGGCCCGCCACCTGACAGATCCAAAAGCGGGCAGCAGCGTCAACCGAACCCGAATCCTAATTACCCTGGCCTCTTCGATAGGTAAATTTCATTCCTATTTATTAAAAGCCCTCCGTCTCTCCATAGCTATAAACTTCCGTTACCCTCTTTTTCCAGGCAACAAGCACCTCGCGCTTTGATGGCGGCACCAGCACACCCTCCACCGCAAATGATGCAGGGTGGCCCAATGATGCCTCCGCCAGGAATGGCTCCACCGCCGTGGAGCCAAGGGGAGGTGAACAACATGAACGGCATGAACATGCAGTGGCAGCCTCCAGTCAGCATGCCCCCTCCTCCAGGCGTAATGCAGCCGCCTCCGCCGCCTCCCGGCTCCACGTCTCAGCCGAATATCCCACCGTTGATGCCCTGGATGGCTGGGAACAATCAGCCACCGCCACCTGGACAAATGCCGCCGACCCAGATCCCACCACCTGGCATGGGTATCCCGCCGTGGCAACAGGGGCAACAAGGACCGATGCGTCCGCCTCCACCTGGCACAGCTCCACCGCCAGGATTCCCAGGATGGCAACCGCAGCAAATGGGTGGATGGCCGCCTGCTGCCCCCGTCCCACCACCTCCTCAGCAACAAACCCCAGCTCCGCCTGGCATCGATCTCAACACGTTGCCTACGTTACTTGCGCAACCACCTCCTCCGCCACCTCCAACCAGTTAGTGTAAAGAATCATCCGATCGTTTAATTGAATCTTCTTCATCCGTACAATagagagagatatatatatatatgtatattacattTGGTCGTGTCAGTAAATATAGATTGTAATATTGGACTGGAGGACGGAGATAATTGTTACATTAGTTTGAACGATCGAAGATTTTGAATAATCTTTTTGTCGCTGGACGGTTTTATCTTTCGCGATCGGGGAAGGATAAAGCCGCGGATATTTCTTTTAATCCACCTTCATGGACCACGGCAGTGCGTGCGAGGATCGACGCCAGGCTCGCGAGGCCTCCGGCTGCGCATTGCAGCAGGTAACTAAAGAGGATGTATGTATAGGTTTGATTACCATTACTTTCGATCTTATCGTATGTACCTAAAGCTTTCCTACGAGTGTAAATGTGAGTGACGTATACCAAACGCATTTTTTATAATGCCCACATCAAGCACGATGATTTTTACTTGTACGTCTCTCGATTCACGACATCGTATGTTGTGGCTAGATTATGATTTACCTTGTAGTCCGCGAATATGCAAGCATAGTATGCGTAATACTATGTAGAACGTAGTGCATTCGCTGCTCTTTATAAGTATTATGATCAATAATTGCTTCAGGACATTACCCACTGTGACGTGAATGTTGTTGCAATTAATGTTCGACGATGGAACTGTGACTCCATATGGGACTCCGCGCAGGGTGGGTCGCTTGATATTATCTGTAGAGAAAGATGAATTAAAGTAATGTTTCCGATGAATTTTTCGATGATGGATTAAAAACCTTTCTAAGGGGAGAGGCGCTTCGGAGATTCGAAGGTGACCTTTGATTTCTCAAATGTATGATCGTCGTGCTGTAACGTACTACAATAataatctatttttctctacagaTAATAATATTGGCGTGAATCAAGATGGTGGTATCGAGCGACTGGCCCTGTTACACAAGTTATCCTAACTTTGTAACGTATTAAAATTGTCGCGATCAGTTTTGTATTAAGACTATCTAAATAGCTTTAATCGATGATCAAGGCAATTTTCAAGCCCGGTCATTGCTGGGTAATATGATGAAGCATGAGAATTATTCTTCGTGCACCCGATCAGTTGTCAATTTTTAAATGTCACTTAGATTATTTATACACGTTAGTATAATTTctgcaaatattttttcattcgatGGTGAAACACGTTTCCGGTACACCGACCGGAACATAAATGTATGACATTGCAAACGTCCAAGCGCAATAATTTCGTATTAATGATTCACTAGTGAGAATAAAGGTGATCGAGACCTTGAATCAGAAAGAATTCGCTTTGTATGAGATAACATTAGTATTGCGTGTTACGTttaagatacaaaaaaaaatagtttgtcaAACTTTATGATAGCTTAATGTGTATGTTAACTACACAATAAAGGTACATACTATACAGGAAAAGTTGCGTGTTCTCTTTTATTGTAAACAAAGTAGCATAAGCTTCGTAAATATGTTCACAGTCTAGTCTCCTGACCTCCGTATAAACGAACTGTTTTGACTTCCGCTGAACTCATAATTACAATTATGCATGATGAATATTTGagtcgggaatccacctggaagcgaAGCTAGGCTATGCTATAACATAGCATGGCATAACTTAGCTTCCAGTTGGATTTCCGGCTTTAGCATAGCATCACTTAGCATAGTATAACTTAGCTTTCAGTTGGATTTCCGGctttagcatagcatagcttagctttccgTTGGATTTCCGGCTTTAACAaagcatagaatagcatagcatagcttagctttccgTTGGATTTCCGGCTTTAACAaagcatagaatagcatagcatagcttagctttccgTTGGATTTCCGGCttcagcatagcatagcttagctttcagttgGATTTccagctttcaggtggattcccgggttTATGATTCTATTTCTCTTTAGTCTGGACACGAACCAGAAATTTCAATATGAAGTTGGGCCACTGCTCTCAGATGGAGTTGCGCTGTTCAATAAAAGTGCATTTACTCTGTGGTGCAGTGCGTGCAGCCGGAGGTATCACGGAAGGGAATGCGAATTTTTATCAATCTATCCACGATTCTTCCATTGTCACTGACTAATTCGATATTTGGGCGACATTTAGTTGTGCTACCGTTAAAAGTTACGTAAATCCAAGAGTTTATATTGAAACAAAGACTGAGCTCGAAAGACTGGAAATATGTTGGAAGAGGTTGCAAATAGTTGGGCCATTGGCCTGCATACTTTCCTAGATGTTTCGCAGTTCACGCCAATGGTCTCAAGCTTGTGGGACAGAGAGACGTTTAACATACAGCCACTGAGCGACACGAAAGTAAAGAAATCTGACGTACTTCTCGGACACTTAATCCTATTCTGGGTTGTATTGTATCTTGCGTATGAAAAGTGCCTTGACGTAAGTCCCACAGAATTCCCATCGCAGGCTTCTATGTTACCTTATTACGTTAATTAATGGACTCGTTAATTCTGTTTCTTCTGggttatttacaaaaaaaaaacgcggatAAACGGTAACAAGCCTCACATCTGATACTATTCCTTTCATTTATTAACACAGTCGCTGCTTCGACGTATGCGCGTGCCATTGATGCAGCGGAGTAGAATAACAGAGGCTGTGTGGAATTGTGGATTTTGCTTCGGTAGCATTTGTTATCTAAAGTCGCCCTCGATCAAGACCCTAGACTTCTTCTCCGGCGGACAGAGTGTGACTCACGAGGAGCTGGGCGTCATTCTGCATAAAAGCTTTTATTTTCACCAGGCGGGAGTAGAGATTTTCTGTCGTGGCGCTTGGACGAGGGGCTTGGCAAACTTACTATTTGCATCGTTCATCATGAATCCGTATCAGGAAAAGTAAAGCAGCTTTTAATTTAATGCGAATCTATCGCCACGCTCCACCATTCATATCTTAACACTGGGCTTGATCATTCGCGACTATCTTCTCTGTTACTCTCTAAAAGATAAAGCAGCAAAGCTGAAGGTGGCAACTTGTGCTCCGTAACATAGTCTTCTTTTTACAGATGGTGCACAGTAGTGAGcgttttcttattttacaagGCAGTCGACACCATTCTGATAAATACTTGCAGAGTTCTGTTGTGCGTATCTCACTTCAGTGGAAGGAAGCTGCTGCCCAAATTATTGTTCTGCATTCATTGTTTCAGCTGGTTAGTACGTTATTAGCCACCCAAATCTCCAAAGTATTTCTCTAATAAATGTTTCTTCCAGGGTGTATTTATACATACTGTTTGTGCCTAAATTGATGTTATGGCCAGAAAAGACAAATTATATGAGAGCAGAGCTCGGTTTATGGCTGTGGTTTATCGCGGAATGTATAGATTCTGTAATATTGTTGAATAATTCATTTCTATATCACAATATCTCGTCGCGCTTCTTCGAAGCACATCTCACTTACCGTAAGCTTTAACGCATAGGTGTGGCTGAGGCTTTTAGGATGTGCGAAAGCGACATACTGgcttgaaatttgtttattcccgCCACCAACTCGGGAAGCAATTGAACTCGCTGGGATACAAAGACGACATAGGGATTCGTTGAAGAAACTGGTTAACAGAGCATCGAGGAAAACTGAACTGTGGCAGACTATGCTTTGTATGTATATTCGATTGTGAACGCCAGATTATGCGACTCTGCTGACGTCGGtaacaattttgaaattaaaaccaGGTGCGATGGCTATTAAGAAAAAGATCAAAAGAATTCGACAAGCGAAGCGGAACGATTCTGAATCGACGCTAGACTCCACGGACAAAGAATTCTTTCAAGCAGATGCAGCCGAAGATGTGAGCAAGGAACAGAATGATTATTAACGTAATCTGCGTTGGAAACTTGCTTCGTATTAAGTGTCGCGAAGGAAGGACCAAAAGTGTATAAATTGTTGACAGTTCCTGCGATATACTCAAATGACTTATTGCCTATACATGCTGTTACTCAAAATTGTGAACCTTACGTCGAATTTAAAACAGTTTTATGTTTCATTCGCATACTCGATGCCTCGCGGCTGCAGTACTTGAACAGATTAATTGAGCAACTGCGATGGAGATTTATTCTGTTTAAGTGGACTCTTGCATTTATAAGCGCAAAGAACTGCAAGAACACGCTGTTCCTAGatatataaagttttatttcCGATCATTCTGGACTGTGTCGATAAAATATAGTACATGTATTTAGGCTGAATTGTTCCACGATGTTATACAGTTCAatgaaaagtattataaatgaaTGTTATTACGAATAAAATTGTGTATTCAATACAACGCTGGCAGCGTACACGCTTCGATAGTATCGTATTTCTGAAGATCGTTAAAACATTCGGTTTGGAAACTTATACGTAAAATGTTGTATTATACAAATGCATAATACATTACATCCGATTCgacataatattaaaattatccaAGCGACTGTACTTTTGTGACGATGTCTGAACGCAGGGAGATCCTCTATTTTCTCACAGATCTGTAAATGTACGTCAATCCTTGCCATAATTAAAGAATTACATGctattctctctttctcgcgaATAGGAGTTACAAGGTTTCTCGAAACAAGCATCAAAAAAGTTAGAAAATGTAACAGGACTTATCTTTCATTTCTTATCGATTAACTGATTTAGTTTCTCTGAGGATTCTTTCGTGTTGTTGCTTCAACGATTCAAAAATATCGAGGCTTTTAATAACGTAAGATCACATGTGTcccttacaaggagagtatcccaggtgtccgcttctgattgctttgaatttcggatatgttttagaggatcgaaaaataagatatacgtgttttttatagcgccccgtttttatatttagggggtgcaaccatccctcaaagttataagattttcaggtgttcgtctccgattgctttggtttttggatatgcttTTGAaggcagaaaaataagaaagaagtgtccttttattttggccGAAGCAATTGGAGACGAgcagctgaaaatcttataacattgtggggtggtttcacccgcCAAagatgcaaacaggccaaaataaaaaaacacctgcttcttatttttcgatcttctaaaacatatgcaaaattcaaagcaatcggaggcggacacttgggatactctccttgttagtctgTAGTTTATTTAGATGATACACATGTCTTCTCTGCAGTTTTAagtcgggaatccaccgggaagctaagctatgctattcgatgctacgttttaacgtaacttttggtggaaacggttccataagaatgtattgaagctaattttttttaaaacgtcacatggcatagcatagcatcgcatagcttagcttcccggtggattcccggctttatggtATCGAAACAAGAATGCAGCGTTCCATTTGATAAACACATCGCTACTAACGCGTAATACCAGATCCCGAATAAAGAGTGACAAAAGAGAGTCCTGTTACGCTTCTTCGTAACTCTTCaggtcgatttatattatcaGTTCAGACACGGAACGTTTCGGTTCAGACAACAACGACGTAGTATTTATACTATCAGTTCACATTCGGCAACGACAGGCGACAGGCGTCAGAATAATATATCTTTCGTATAGGGGTCATCGTTTCAGATTCTGCCTGAACTAAATACATATCATACAAGCCTCCGTTCAAACACGTTCCGACAACTTCAGTCACGTATCGTTTCAGTCAGAACATTCTTTTCGAGAATGTCGATCGTCGTATGCCCGAAGCGTAACGTGTTGTAACTGATCGCGACGCTGCATATAAACATTCGCATTCAATAACCCGCAACAATATTTGTCTGAACCGAAACGTTCCGTATctgaacggataatataaatcgacctttacttgTTAGCGACTGCTTCGTTCGAAACTCGTCCGAAGGCAAACGGTACGAAAACCACCACCCTGCTGTAACGTATCGAGCTGAAAGTATCTGGAAGGTTCGTCTGAGAAATAAACATACAGTTCCACGCAGCTGATCATTATTAACAAACGAAACTGTGTGTAAAAAGTGACGATACAGAATTGAGTCCATGGAAAAATCATTAATCATAAGTCCGATCGATTGTGCGCTACACAGAACC
The nucleotide sequence above comes from Andrena cerasifolii isolate SP2316 chromosome 2, iyAndCera1_principal, whole genome shotgun sequence. Encoded proteins:
- the Sf1 gene encoding splicing factor 1 gives rise to the protein MNQSRNFTSLLNPSYLQNAQQNAASANAAAAAAAAAAAAAAVSAAIANGTQMNPNSPNSTTSNARKREAECDGKQEKETKEERKKRRKTRWGGSEHDKTFIPGMPTVLPTNLTPEQEKAYLFQLQIEEISRKLRTGDLGIPLNPEERSPSPEPIYSSDGKRLNTREYRTRRKLEEERHNLIQKILKINPEFKPPPDYKPPIIRVHDKVMIPQEEHPDINFVGLLIGPRGNTLKSMEKETGAKIIIRGKGSVKEGKVGRKDGQPLPGEDEPLHAYITANNLDAVKKAVERIHEIIRQGVEVPEGQNDLRRNQLRELALLNGTLRENDGPRCTNCGASDHKSWLCPDKPNVTNNIVCSSCGGAGHIARDCRSKRPGQGGPAAAGMGGMGPGGDKAKIDEEYMSLMAELGEGPPPDRSKSGQQRQPNPNPNYPGLFDRQQAPRALMAAPAHPPPQMMQGGPMMPPPGMAPPPWSQGEVNNMNGMNMQWQPPVSMPPPPGVMQPPPPPPGSTSQPNIPPLMPWMAGNNQPPPPGQMPPTQIPPPGMGIPPWQQGQQGPMRPPPPGTAPPPGFPGWQPQQMGGWPPAAPVPPPPQQQTPAPPGIDLNTLPTLLAQPPPPPPPTS
- the LOC143378897 gene encoding uncharacterized protein LOC143378897, which codes for MLEEVANSWAIGLHTFLDVSQFTPMVSSLWDRETFNIQPLSDTKVKKSDVLLGHLILFWVVLYLAYEKCLDSLLRRMRVPLMQRSRITEAVWNCGFCFGSICYLKSPSIKTLDFFSGGQSVTHEELGVILHKSFYFHQAGVEIFCRGAWTRGLANLLFASFIMNPYQEKWCTVVSVFLFYKAVDTILINTCRVLLCVSHFSGRKLLPKLLFCIHCFSWVYLYILFVPKLMLWPEKTNYMRAELGLWLWFIAECIDSVWLRLLGCAKATYWLEICLFPPPTREAIELAGIQRRHRDSLKKLVNRASRKTELWQTMLCAMAIKKKIKRIRQAKRNDSESTLDSTDKEFFQADAAEDVSKEQNDY